A part of Nitrospirota bacterium genomic DNA contains:
- a CDS encoding nucleotide sugar dehydrogenase: MELLDKIKNNKARIGVIGLGYVGLPLIIEFCRAGFKVTGFDIDQKKIDLLNKGRSYIKHIPSETIAAICRKDTRAGQPASSSAFQPTTDFARLSNMDCIIICVPTPLNKNREPDMTYVFNTGRAIARHLRKGQLVVLESTTYPGTTDEDLRRILEEKGLKAGKDFYLAFSPEREDPNNRDFSTSTIPKVVGGYSTQCLRAAKALYDKVVTKTVPVSSPKVAEAAKLLENIYRSVNIALVNEMKMLFDKMDIDIWEVIEAAKTKPFGFQAFYPGPGLGGHCIPIDPFYLTWKAREYDFSTRFIELAGEINTSMPYYVVQKTIETLNQKGKSINKAGILVLGVAYKKDIDDQRESPSLRIMQLLKEKGARVEYNDPLVPLCRGHRHYPDIDMKSKKLTPAALKKADIVLLLTDHSAYDYPFIARYAACIIDTRNAFHKAGIVNKKIIKA, from the coding sequence ATGGAACTTCTGGATAAGATAAAGAATAACAAGGCTCGGATAGGCGTTATCGGGCTCGGGTATGTCGGCCTGCCGCTCATTATCGAGTTCTGCAGGGCCGGATTTAAGGTCACCGGGTTTGATATAGATCAGAAAAAGATCGATCTTCTGAACAAGGGCAGGAGCTATATAAAACATATCCCGAGTGAAACTATTGCAGCTATCTGCAGAAAGGATACGAGGGCCGGCCAGCCTGCAAGCTCCTCAGCTTTCCAGCCGACAACCGATTTTGCCCGGTTGTCGAACATGGACTGCATTATCATCTGCGTTCCTACGCCGCTGAACAAAAATCGCGAACCTGACATGACCTATGTCTTTAACACCGGCCGCGCCATAGCCCGGCATCTCAGAAAAGGCCAGCTTGTGGTTCTGGAATCGACCACCTATCCCGGCACCACGGATGAGGACCTGCGGCGCATACTTGAAGAAAAAGGACTGAAGGCCGGGAAGGATTTCTATCTCGCCTTTTCCCCTGAGCGCGAAGACCCCAACAACAGGGACTTTTCGACCTCAACCATCCCGAAGGTGGTCGGCGGCTATTCAACGCAATGCCTCAGGGCTGCAAAGGCCCTGTATGACAAGGTTGTTACAAAGACAGTTCCCGTCTCATCGCCAAAGGTCGCAGAGGCGGCAAAGCTTCTCGAAAATATCTACCGCTCGGTCAATATCGCCCTGGTAAATGAGATGAAGATGCTCTTTGACAAGATGGATATCGACATCTGGGAGGTGATCGAGGCGGCAAAAACAAAGCCATTCGGGTTCCAGGCCTTCTACCCCGGCCCCGGCCTTGGCGGCCACTGCATACCGATCGATCCTTTTTATCTCACCTGGAAGGCCCGGGAGTATGATTTCTCAACACGCTTCATCGAATTGGCAGGCGAGATCAATACCAGCATGCCGTATTATGTGGTGCAGAAGACGATCGAGACCCTGAACCAAAAAGGAAAGAGCATCAACAAGGCCGGGATATTGGTCCTGGGGGTTGCGTACAAGAAGGATATAGACGATCAGAGGGAGTCACCGTCCCTGCGCATTATGCAGCTTCTGAAGGAAAAGGGCGCCAGAGTGGAATATAACGATCCCCTGGTCCCCCTATGCAGAGGACACCGCCACTATCCTGATATTGATATGAAATCGAAAAAACTGACGCCTGCAGCGCTGAAAAAAGCTGATATTGTGCTGCTTCTGACCGACCACTCTGCGTACGACTATCCGTTCATCGCACGCTATGCTGCCTGCATCATTGATACGCGAAATGCCTTTCATAAGGCCGGGATTGTAAATAAGAAGATCATAAAGGCGTGA
- a CDS encoding type II toxin-antitoxin system Phd/YefM family antitoxin, which yields MIKTINATDAAREFSDILNSVKYKRDSFTVMRGGKPTAAIVPVESIGTLRTMGELRLLIKNLPRLGDDSLQFARDINDLCHDQPAMPDSSSWE from the coding sequence ATGATAAAAACGATTAATGCAACAGATGCTGCGCGTGAGTTCTCGGATATACTGAACTCTGTAAAATATAAAAGAGATTCCTTTACCGTGATGAGGGGGGGCAAACCGACGGCTGCGATCGTGCCTGTTGAATCAATAGGAACTCTTCGGACCATGGGCGAGCTTCGGCTTCTCATTAAGAATCTTCCCCGCCTCGGCGACGATAGTCTGCAGTTTGCGCGCGATATTAATGACCTGTGCCATGATCAACCTGCAATGCCTGATAGCAGCTCATGGGAGTGA
- a CDS encoding type II toxin-antitoxin system VapC family toxin, whose amino-acid sequence MGVIFDTSEIISLERNADDIDTLVRGREDEPFGISVVTVAGLLHGVERADTESRKTKRLAFVEKVIELFPAFPFDTAVARIYARLWATLAKKGVRVGAHDLIIAATALSMDYTIVTANARDFDKIEGIRIEKRSIDQIVSISTGVMHGTSG is encoded by the coding sequence ATGGGAGTGATCTTCGACACCAGCGAGATCATCTCGCTTGAACGCAACGCGGACGATATAGATACGCTTGTTCGCGGTCGTGAAGATGAACCTTTTGGCATAAGCGTTGTTACCGTTGCCGGGCTTCTGCATGGGGTTGAACGCGCAGACACCGAATCACGCAAGACAAAAAGGCTGGCATTCGTTGAAAAGGTCATAGAACTTTTCCCGGCATTTCCTTTCGACACCGCAGTAGCTCGCATCTATGCGCGGCTCTGGGCAACGTTGGCAAAAAAGGGCGTACGTGTTGGAGCCCACGACCTCATCATAGCGGCAACTGCGCTTTCCATGGATTACACCATTGTCACTGCAAATGCGCGGGACTTCGACAAGATTGAAGGCATTAGAATCGAAAAGCGATCTATAGATCAAATTGTCAGCATTTCAACGGGGGTAATGCATGGAACTTCTGGATAA